The following proteins come from a genomic window of Nostoc sp. TCL26-01:
- a CDS encoding iron uptake porin: MTKLFWNALKVSPVVFAATLLATNSVLAAEANEPATSVAQLTQASQSQDIGQVTSVSQFSDVQPTDWAFQALQSLVERYGCIAGYPNGTYRGNRALTRYEFAAGLNACLDRVNELIATATADLVTKQDLATLQRLQEEFSAELATLRGRVDALEARTAELEANQFSTTTKLVGEAIFVGSQVFGDTRADTDNNPNNNADLQSNTTFSNRVRLNLYSSFTGKDQLQIRLNSGNLVSNAGVSGTNMTRLGFDVSDTTNAVAIDKVNYAFNFSDAIRVKVDATGGELYENVNTFNPDFASSGRGALSRYGRFSPIYRQGQGGAGVTVTVNPTGPLTLSAAYLGNTANNPNDDNGLFNGANTIFGQVAFKPSSKFNVAFAYARTYQNSPNNINLFGSTGSGFANSPFGNGNAVSANNYGIQASFQPSSKFTIGGWAGYTTATSESGPNKGRDADIWYWAASLGLKDFGREGNVLGVIFGQPPKVTSNDISAREDNDTSYHLEGLYKIQLTDNIQVTPGLLVIFNPEHNDNNDTVYVGTLRTTFTF; encoded by the coding sequence ATGACAAAACTATTCTGGAACGCTTTAAAAGTTAGTCCAGTTGTTTTTGCAGCGACACTATTGGCTACCAATAGCGTGTTAGCGGCTGAAGCAAATGAACCAGCAACCAGCGTTGCTCAGTTAACTCAAGCTTCTCAATCTCAAGACATCGGTCAAGTAACATCCGTCTCACAGTTTTCTGATGTACAACCAACAGATTGGGCATTCCAAGCTTTACAATCACTAGTTGAGCGCTACGGCTGTATTGCAGGTTATCCCAACGGTACATACCGTGGTAACCGGGCTTTAACCCGTTATGAATTTGCGGCTGGTTTGAATGCTTGTTTAGACAGAGTTAACGAACTAATTGCCACAGCCACAGCTGATTTGGTAACCAAGCAAGACCTAGCTACCTTACAACGCTTACAAGAAGAATTTTCTGCGGAACTAGCTACCCTGCGCGGTCGTGTCGATGCTCTAGAAGCGCGCACAGCTGAGTTGGAAGCAAACCAATTCTCGACAACTACCAAGTTAGTTGGGGAAGCAATTTTTGTAGGTTCTCAAGTTTTTGGGGATACAAGAGCTGATACAGACAACAACCCCAACAACAACGCCGATTTACAAAGTAACACCACCTTCTCTAACCGGGTGCGCTTGAACCTGTACAGCAGCTTCACAGGTAAAGACCAACTACAAATTCGGTTGAACTCAGGTAATCTTGTTTCCAATGCTGGTGTTTCAGGTACTAACATGACCCGTTTGGGATTTGATGTATCTGATACTACCAACGCTGTTGCCATAGATAAAGTCAACTACGCTTTCAACTTCAGTGATGCAATTCGAGTGAAAGTTGATGCAACTGGTGGTGAATTGTACGAAAACGTCAACACCTTCAACCCTGACTTTGCTAGCTCTGGTAGAGGTGCGCTTTCCCGTTACGGACGCTTCAGCCCCATCTATCGTCAAGGTCAAGGTGGTGCTGGTGTAACAGTGACTGTGAATCCAACTGGCCCTCTCACACTGTCTGCTGCTTACTTGGGTAATACAGCTAATAACCCTAATGATGATAATGGTCTGTTCAACGGTGCCAATACCATCTTCGGTCAAGTAGCCTTCAAGCCAAGCTCAAAGTTTAACGTTGCTTTTGCCTACGCGCGCACCTATCAAAATAGTCCTAACAACATCAACTTATTTGGTAGCACAGGAAGTGGTTTTGCCAACAGCCCATTTGGTAACGGTAACGCTGTTTCAGCTAATAACTACGGTATTCAAGCTAGCTTCCAACCAAGCTCCAAGTTTACAATTGGTGGATGGGCAGGTTACACTACTGCCACTTCTGAGTCTGGTCCAAACAAAGGTAGAGATGCAGATATTTGGTATTGGGCTGCTAGTCTTGGGTTGAAAGACTTTGGTAGAGAAGGTAACGTTTTAGGTGTGATATTTGGTCAACCACCCAAAGTTACCAGCAACGATATCAGTGCTAGAGAAGATAATGATACTTCTTACCACCTAGAAGGTTTATACAAAATCCAGTTGACTGATAACATTCAAGTAACACCTGGTTTGTTGGTAATCTTCAATCCTGAACACAACGATAACAATGACACAGTTTACGTAGGTACTCTGCGTACCACCTTCACCTTCTAA
- a CDS encoding cell wall metabolism sensor histidine kinase WalK, with translation MLLLGFLLGLTVGIGFWIWQQVQLNRYLERLLQPLNSRPSKMKVALPLLPRLRREIATLKQQRQDLQQSLQTHQDLLDYAPVGYLQVDEENQLLWCNQQARTILYLQRWQPGQVRLLLELVRSYELDQLIEQTRDRQKAQTKEWVFHPSCDNAAELLTIKSLMLRASSLPLPDGQVGVFLENRQPLLDMNQVRERSFSDLAHELRTPLTSIRLVVETLQNRLEPPLNRWVDRLMQEVDRLVNLVQSWLELTQMEANPTMQLQAEAVELRSLITSVWETLEPLAQRQHLSFAYSGPENLWIKADPARLYQVFLNLLDNSIKYSSPATSIHIQAKISPSNHEPPIIEVNLIDAGEGFADEDLPHVFERFYRGDKARTHSALKDHNIVGNGLGLAIVRQIILAHGGSIKAMNHPETGGAWIQLQIPEVMANSSCQDYS, from the coding sequence ATGCTTTTATTGGGATTTCTGCTGGGTTTAACCGTAGGCATTGGGTTTTGGATCTGGCAACAGGTTCAACTAAACCGCTACCTGGAGCGATTACTCCAACCTCTCAATTCTCGCCCTTCTAAAATGAAGGTGGCTTTGCCATTGCTGCCTCGTTTGCGCCGAGAAATTGCCACTCTCAAGCAGCAGAGGCAAGATTTGCAGCAGTCTTTACAAACGCACCAAGACTTGCTGGACTATGCACCTGTGGGATATTTGCAAGTTGATGAAGAAAATCAACTGTTGTGGTGTAATCAGCAAGCCAGAACCATTTTGTACTTACAAAGATGGCAACCAGGACAGGTACGTCTGTTGCTAGAATTGGTACGCTCTTATGAACTGGATCAGTTAATTGAACAAACACGCGATCGCCAAAAAGCACAAACTAAAGAATGGGTGTTTCATCCCTCTTGCGATAACGCCGCAGAACTGCTGACAATCAAGTCTTTGATGTTGCGGGCTTCTAGCTTACCCTTACCTGATGGTCAAGTGGGCGTTTTTTTAGAAAATCGCCAACCTCTACTGGATATGAATCAAGTCAGGGAACGATCATTTTCCGATTTAGCTCATGAGTTGAGAACACCCCTAACTTCCATTCGGTTAGTTGTCGAAACCCTACAAAATCGGTTAGAACCGCCTTTAAATCGTTGGGTAGACCGCTTGATGCAAGAAGTTGACCGACTAGTAAATTTAGTCCAAAGTTGGTTAGAACTGACGCAAATGGAAGCAAATCCCACAATGCAATTGCAAGCTGAAGCTGTAGAATTGCGATCGCTCATCACTTCAGTCTGGGAAACCCTAGAACCTTTAGCACAGCGTCAACATCTGTCTTTTGCTTATTCTGGCCCAGAAAATCTCTGGATTAAAGCTGATCCTGCCCGACTTTATCAGGTATTTCTCAATTTATTAGACAACAGCATCAAGTATAGTTCTCCCGCTACCAGTATTCACATCCAAGCCAAAATCTCTCCCTCAAACCATGAACCCCCTATCATCGAAGTTAATCTGATTGATGCCGGTGAGGGTTTCGCTGACGAAGATTTACCCCATGTTTTTGAGCGATTTTACCGGGGAGATAAAGCCAGGACTCATTCAGCCTTAAAAGATCATAATATTGTTGGTAATGGTTTGGGTTTAGCGATCGTTCGCCAGATAATTCTCGCTCACGGTGGTTCGATCAAAGCCATGAATCACCCAGAAACCGGAGGTGCATGGATACAATTACAAATTCCCGAAGTTATGGCAAACTCCTCATGCCAAGACTATAGTTAG
- the phoU gene encoding phosphate signaling complex protein PhoU has translation MKAVVYSPNPESPHLARAIRRLERDVLRMGALVEQSFRLSHQALFARNLTAAEELPRLDKKIDRFYRQIESDCTAIMTLQAPAAQDLRCLSAFMQLVRDLERIGDYAEDLAEIAVKLFPYPIHTSLPEIAVMSHHAQAMLATSLVALADLDEAGGRNIKHLDDVVDNAYDHLYQTLAQQRDVQGVVEPIILLALAIRCLERMADHATNIGQRVAYIVTGQRS, from the coding sequence GTGAAAGCCGTTGTTTATAGTCCCAACCCCGAAAGTCCCCATTTAGCACGCGCCATTAGGCGCTTAGAACGGGATGTCTTACGCATGGGAGCTTTGGTAGAACAATCATTTCGCCTCAGCCATCAAGCGTTATTTGCCCGCAACTTGACAGCTGCTGAGGAACTGCCCCGATTAGATAAAAAGATTGATCGCTTTTACAGACAAATAGAATCAGACTGTACTGCTATCATGACATTACAAGCCCCGGCAGCACAAGATTTGCGCTGCTTGAGTGCTTTTATGCAGTTGGTGCGAGATTTAGAGCGCATTGGTGATTATGCCGAAGATTTAGCCGAAATCGCCGTGAAACTCTTTCCCTATCCCATTCACACATCTTTACCAGAAATAGCAGTCATGTCTCACCATGCTCAAGCTATGCTAGCAACTAGCTTAGTAGCTTTGGCAGACTTAGATGAAGCCGGTGGACGCAACATCAAGCATTTGGATGATGTTGTCGATAATGCTTACGATCACCTCTACCAAACTTTAGCTCAACAACGCGATGTACAAGGCGTAGTTGAGCCGATTATATTACTAGCACTGGCAATTCGCTGTCTCGAACGCATGGCAGATCATGCAACTAACATCGGTCAGAGAGTAGCGTATATCGTCACAGGTCAACGTTCTTAA
- a CDS encoding ABC transporter ATP-binding protein, with amino-acid sequence MLYLRNLIYHPTACPTAILKSINLELAPQQMGLIIGPSGSGKSTLLEILSGLAEPTSGAVFWREQELIAEQIQQLAGLVFQFPERHFCGGTILEELRLGHPELGTERVRQALSEVGLEHLSLSAAPYALSGGQQRRLALAVQLIRQPNILLLDEPTAGLDWSMRRQLVNLLAKLKQDWTLLVVTHDAGDLLAIADRCWTLNHGELQSVEPATLLEAKIREPLPAV; translated from the coding sequence ATGCTCTATCTCCGAAATTTGATTTATCATCCTACAGCCTGCCCAACAGCAATCCTCAAATCCATCAACTTAGAATTAGCACCACAACAGATGGGATTAATTATCGGCCCTAGCGGTTCCGGTAAGAGTACATTACTAGAAATTTTATCTGGCTTGGCTGAACCAACATCCGGTGCAGTTTTCTGGCGAGAACAAGAACTGATTGCAGAACAAATACAACAATTGGCTGGGTTAGTATTTCAGTTTCCAGAGCGACACTTTTGTGGCGGTACAATCTTAGAAGAATTACGTTTAGGGCATCCAGAGTTAGGAACAGAACGAGTCAGACAAGCCTTAAGCGAAGTCGGACTAGAACATTTATCCCTCTCCGCCGCACCTTATGCCTTAAGTGGCGGTCAACAAAGAAGATTAGCTTTAGCAGTACAATTAATTCGTCAACCAAATATATTGTTATTAGATGAACCGACAGCAGGATTAGATTGGTCAATGCGTCGGCAACTAGTAAACTTATTAGCCAAACTCAAACAAGACTGGACACTATTAGTAGTAACACATGATGCCGGGGATTTGTTAGCGATCGCAGATCGTTGTTGGACACTCAACCACGGTGAACTACAATCAGTAGAACCAGCAACACTACTAGAAGCAAAAATCAGAGAACCCCTACCAGCTGTTTGA
- a CDS encoding WD40 repeat domain-containing protein, with translation MGSVGKGGGYIWVRPHFIVALLAAIALPLNLGPGLKVTAADAPQVVNSTSQTGGFAASRLLYSLAAHPGTVKSLAFSPDGKTLVSGGAYNDGIIRIWNPLTGKRLATINKAQKTAVESLVISPDGQTLVSCGNDNIINLWNLRNNKFTRSFVGHTASVLSLAVSPDSKVLVSGALDGIRVWDLLQQRPLATLVRFDNRIYTLALSRDGQTLASGDKRGVIKLWNLSTGKFIRGFAAHSGAVTGIAFTPDGQNLVSSSSDRTIKIWNISSEQLIRTLTGHSNWVNAIAINPDGKTLASAGRDGIKLWDLTTGELLTTLYGHSDWVSAIAFSPDGQLLASGGFDGRVNIWGNPATTVRR, from the coding sequence GTGGGTAGTGTGGGAAAAGGTGGGGGCTATATCTGGGTACGCCCACATTTTATTGTGGCATTGCTAGCAGCGATCGCTCTGCCACTAAATCTAGGGCCAGGGTTAAAAGTCACAGCTGCTGATGCACCACAGGTAGTCAATAGCACCAGCCAAACAGGAGGGTTTGCTGCTTCTCGCCTACTGTATAGCCTCGCAGCCCATCCAGGGACTGTAAAATCTTTGGCTTTTAGTCCTGATGGCAAAACTCTTGTCAGTGGTGGTGCGTATAACGATGGTATAATCCGTATCTGGAATCCCTTGACTGGGAAGAGATTGGCAACAATCAACAAAGCCCAAAAGACGGCGGTGGAATCTTTGGTAATTTCCCCAGATGGCCAAACTTTAGTTAGTTGTGGTAACGATAATATTATCAATCTCTGGAATCTGAGGAATAATAAATTCACACGCTCTTTTGTGGGACATACAGCGAGTGTATTGTCTTTAGCGGTGTCTCCTGATAGTAAAGTTTTAGTCAGTGGAGCTTTGGATGGTATTCGCGTTTGGGATTTACTGCAACAACGCCCATTAGCTACCTTAGTCCGCTTTGATAATAGAATTTATACATTAGCATTGAGTCGTGATGGTCAGACTCTAGCCAGTGGTGATAAAAGAGGTGTGATTAAACTGTGGAACTTAAGCACAGGTAAATTCATTCGGGGATTTGCAGCTCATAGTGGTGCAGTTACAGGTATTGCTTTTACTCCCGATGGGCAAAATTTAGTCAGTTCTAGTAGCGATCGCACAATTAAAATTTGGAATATATCATCGGAACAACTCATCCGTACCCTCACAGGACATAGTAATTGGGTAAATGCGATCGCCATTAATCCCGATGGCAAAACTCTCGCTAGCGCCGGCAGAGATGGAATTAAGTTGTGGGATTTAACCACGGGTGAATTATTAACCACATTATATGGACATAGTGATTGGGTAAGTGCGATCGCCTTCAGTCCAGATGGGCAACTTCTCGCCAGTGGTGGATTTGATGGCCGAGTTAATATTTGGGGTAATCCAGCCACCACAGTCCGCAGGTAA
- a CDS encoding Uma2 family endonuclease, whose product MVQIPATTLSLNEFLKLPETKPGSEYIDGRTIQKPMPQGEHSAIQTELAPAINLILKPKQIARAFSELRCTFGERSIIPDISVFLWHRIPRQENGRVANVFSIAPDWTIEILSPDQSQTKVTKNILHCLKYGTQMGWLIDPQEQSVFVYPPDQPTSFYDQPTAVLPVPKFAQDFTLTVEGLFSWLLR is encoded by the coding sequence ATGGTACAGATTCCTGCCACTACTCTAAGTCTAAACGAATTCCTCAAACTGCCAGAAACAAAACCAGGCAGTGAGTACATTGACGGGCGTACTATCCAAAAACCGATGCCACAAGGAGAACATAGCGCCATTCAGACTGAGTTAGCACCTGCCATCAATTTAATTCTCAAACCCAAACAAATTGCCAGAGCTTTTTCAGAACTGCGTTGTACTTTTGGTGAGAGATCAATCATCCCTGATATTTCTGTGTTTTTGTGGCATAGAATTCCACGACAGGAAAATGGTAGAGTTGCTAACGTCTTCTCCATAGCCCCAGATTGGACAATCGAAATTTTATCTCCTGATCAAAGTCAAACTAAAGTCACCAAAAATATTCTCCATTGCCTCAAATATGGAACTCAGATGGGGTGGTTGATTGATCCCCAAGAACAATCTGTATTTGTTTACCCACCAGATCAGCCAACATCTTTTTACGATCAGCCAACAGCAGTATTACCAGTGCCAAAATTCGCCCAAGATTTCACCCTCACCGTAGAAGGATTGTTCAGTTGGTTATTGAGATAG
- the rsmG gene encoding 16S rRNA (guanine(527)-N(7))-methyltransferase RsmG: MTNLLPEMAQIWQQTLKWQPTDEQQTQFQQLHELILEGNRQLNLTRITEPQEFWEKHLWDSLRGIIPQQQFISSLVAGASVVDIGTGAGFPGVPIAIVAPNSTITLLDSTRKKINFLEQVVSELALANVKTLVGRAEEIGQQTQHRQKYDLALIRAVGNVSACAEYTLPLLKQGGLAIIYRGTWTEAETITLSNAVQQLGGEVELIQQFTTPLTNSVRHCLYLRKIRNTPTKFPRTVGIPTQKPL; encoded by the coding sequence ATGACTAACCTATTGCCTGAAATGGCACAAATTTGGCAGCAAACCCTGAAATGGCAACCAACTGACGAACAACAAACGCAATTTCAGCAGCTTCATGAGTTAATCCTAGAAGGTAATCGTCAGTTAAACTTGACGCGCATCACCGAACCTCAAGAATTTTGGGAAAAACATCTTTGGGATTCCTTGCGTGGAATCATACCACAGCAACAATTTATTTCTTCTCTTGTAGCTGGTGCATCTGTCGTTGATATTGGTACAGGTGCGGGATTTCCTGGTGTTCCCATCGCTATTGTTGCACCTAACTCGACAATTACGCTTTTAGATTCAACTCGAAAAAAAATCAATTTTCTTGAGCAAGTTGTTAGTGAACTAGCTTTAGCTAATGTCAAAACCCTTGTTGGTAGAGCTGAAGAAATCGGACAACAAACCCAGCATCGACAAAAATATGACCTAGCTTTAATCCGGGCCGTTGGTAATGTATCTGCTTGTGCCGAATATACTTTACCATTGCTCAAACAAGGTGGTTTAGCCATTATCTACCGAGGCACTTGGACAGAGGCAGAGACTATAACTTTATCAAATGCTGTACAACAGTTGGGTGGTGAAGTCGAATTAATACAACAATTCACAACGCCTTTAACTAATAGTGTTCGTCACTGTTTGTATTTACGAAAAATAAGGAATACACCCACTAAATTTCCTCGTACTGTTGGTATACCGACACAAAAACCGCTTTAA
- a CDS encoding chlorophyll a/b-binding protein encodes MSQTQPTVTPKLEEPKFGFNEYAERLNGRAAMIGFLLMVLIEYVTNQGVLSWLGLK; translated from the coding sequence ATGTCACAAACACAACCAACGGTTACACCCAAACTAGAAGAGCCAAAATTTGGCTTCAACGAATACGCTGAACGCTTGAATGGACGGGCTGCCATGATTGGTTTTTTGTTGATGGTATTAATTGAGTACGTCACTAATCAAGGCGTTCTCTCTTGGCTCGGACTTAAGTAA
- a CDS encoding penicillin-binding protein 2: MQKSPSRLKFRKFQKPDFTRRQRNSRRIPNQTIASNPQEQVSSPRSRLLIVWGILMTAGVGLAINLYNLQIVQGSKLTEKARNQQMVNLRPYMPRRLVVDRNDNVLAVDRPVFTVYAHPKLFKKTNEAIAELLAPIINRNPADLVKIFQSQKTGITLAASLPEEISDRVKALNLDGLELIPKYSRYYPQDDLVADVVGYVNVDRRGQAGVEYSQEKWLERSVKTVRLSRSGNGALMPDYAPEGFLNSDDLRMQLTIDSRLQRATRTALKQQLDKFGGKRGAVIVMDAMDGSILALASQPTYNPNEYSKANISLFKNWTVADLYEPGSTFKPLNVAIALENGVIKSDDVFNDPGSIQVANYTIRNAQRNGYGRINIAQILQNSSNIGMVQIIQRLKPSIYYNWLERLGLGQPLDTDLPFAVGGRLKSQEEFINSPIEPATTSFGQGFSLTPLQLVQMQGALANGGKLVTPHVVRGLIDTKGQMHYTPSRPAPRQIFSATTAHKVVEMMETVVTEGTGKPAQIAGYRIAGKTGTAQKASPNGGYIAGARITSFVAILPVESPRYVILALVDEPKGANAYGSTVAAPIVKSVMEALIPIEKIPPSLVVDQKSGQ; encoded by the coding sequence ATGCAAAAGTCACCAAGTAGATTAAAGTTCAGAAAGTTTCAAAAGCCAGATTTTACGAGGCGGCAAAGGAATTCTAGAAGAATCCCTAATCAGACAATTGCGTCTAACCCCCAAGAGCAAGTATCTAGTCCGAGAAGCAGACTTTTGATTGTTTGGGGTATATTAATGACGGCTGGAGTAGGACTGGCGATTAATTTGTATAATTTGCAGATTGTCCAAGGTTCAAAGCTGACTGAGAAAGCCCGCAATCAGCAAATGGTAAATTTGCGTCCATATATGCCCCGGCGTTTGGTGGTCGATCGCAATGATAATGTATTAGCTGTTGACCGTCCTGTATTTACTGTCTATGCTCACCCGAAGCTGTTTAAAAAGACTAATGAAGCGATCGCTGAACTTTTAGCACCTATCATTAATAGAAATCCTGCTGATTTAGTCAAAATTTTTCAAAGTCAAAAAACGGGAATTACCTTAGCTGCATCTTTACCTGAAGAAATTAGCGATCGCGTCAAGGCATTAAACTTAGATGGTTTAGAATTAATTCCCAAATACTCCCGCTATTATCCCCAAGATGATTTAGTAGCCGATGTGGTAGGCTATGTCAATGTTGACCGTCGCGGTCAAGCTGGTGTGGAATATAGCCAGGAAAAATGGCTAGAACGCTCTGTCAAAACTGTCCGACTGAGTCGTTCTGGTAATGGGGCGCTGATGCCAGATTATGCTCCTGAAGGTTTTTTGAATTCTGATGATTTGCGGATGCAATTGACTATTGATAGTCGTTTGCAACGGGCTACTCGTACAGCACTCAAACAACAACTAGATAAGTTTGGGGGGAAACGGGGAGCAGTGATTGTGATGGATGCGATGGATGGCTCGATCCTCGCACTGGCTTCTCAGCCCACCTATAATCCTAATGAATATTCCAAAGCTAATATCTCACTGTTCAAAAACTGGACAGTAGCGGATCTCTATGAACCAGGATCAACTTTTAAACCTTTAAATGTGGCGATCGCACTTGAAAATGGTGTGATTAAATCAGATGATGTATTTAATGATCCTGGCTCAATTCAAGTAGCTAACTACACTATCAGAAATGCTCAACGCAACGGTTACGGGCGGATCAACATCGCGCAAATTTTGCAAAACTCTAGCAATATTGGCATGGTGCAAATCATCCAACGCCTCAAGCCTTCAATTTACTACAACTGGCTAGAACGTTTGGGACTAGGACAGCCGCTAGATACAGATTTACCTTTTGCTGTTGGCGGTAGACTCAAAAGTCAAGAAGAATTTATCAACTCGCCAATTGAACCTGCAACTACCTCTTTTGGACAAGGTTTTTCTCTGACACCATTACAGCTAGTCCAAATGCAGGGAGCGCTAGCTAACGGTGGTAAATTAGTCACACCCCATGTTGTCCGAGGACTAATTGATACCAAAGGACAAATGCACTACACACCCTCTCGTCCAGCACCCAGGCAAATTTTCTCTGCGACAACAGCGCATAAAGTCGTAGAAATGATGGAAACTGTAGTCACCGAAGGTACTGGTAAACCTGCCCAAATTGCTGGCTATCGCATCGCTGGTAAAACTGGTACAGCCCAAAAAGCTAGTCCCAACGGCGGCTATATCGCTGGTGCGAGAATCACTAGTTTTGTGGCTATTTTACCAGTTGAATCACCCCGCTACGTAATTTTAGCTCTAGTAGATGAACCAAAGGGCGCAAATGCCTATGGTTCTACTGTTGCAGCGCCAATTGTCAAGTCTGTGATGGAAGCACTCATCCCCATTGAAAAAATCCCTCCCAGTTTGGTTGTTGACCAAAAGTCTGGTCAATAG
- a CDS encoding Sll0314/Alr1548 family TPR repeat-containing protein — MNKSFFSPHSIIFSLLTKLAPATFGLAIAFYLGITPSLAGDPFRTSEQRKIGDKTEAAFKAVFQQGDYPAAERYLNQAISSEADEPLAYAMKASLAYINQDLSALDKYSQKTLETGQKLVATDELRGNIYTAVGHFLEGGAVLTRQGTLKGAPQALSRLRQVYDYLDKAEAISPRDPELNLLKGYMDLMLSVSLPFANPDDAINRLEANAAPQYLTNRGIALAYRDLRQYSQALDYTNRAIKVASDNPELYYLKAQILKEQGRQEKSQQLIQDAIANFDKALTKRSQLPKNLVRQIERERNSAVNSLNRQ, encoded by the coding sequence ATGAATAAAAGTTTTTTCTCTCCTCACTCAATCATATTTTCGCTATTGACTAAGCTTGCTCCGGCGACTTTTGGTTTGGCGATCGCATTTTATCTGGGTATCACCCCATCTTTGGCTGGTGATCCGTTTCGCACCAGTGAACAGCGTAAAATTGGTGACAAAACAGAAGCAGCTTTTAAAGCAGTTTTTCAACAGGGTGATTATCCAGCAGCCGAGCGTTACCTGAATCAAGCCATATCTAGCGAAGCAGATGAACCGCTAGCTTATGCTATGAAAGCATCCCTAGCATACATTAATCAAGACTTGAGCGCACTGGATAAATATAGCCAAAAAACGCTAGAAACTGGACAAAAGTTAGTTGCTACTGATGAATTACGCGGCAATATATACACGGCTGTCGGGCATTTTCTAGAAGGGGGAGCAGTTTTGACTCGTCAAGGTACACTCAAAGGCGCACCCCAAGCTTTGAGTCGGTTACGGCAAGTTTACGATTATTTAGATAAGGCGGAGGCTATTTCTCCCAGAGATCCAGAACTGAACTTACTCAAGGGTTATATGGATTTGATGTTGTCTGTGAGTCTACCTTTTGCTAATCCTGATGATGCTATCAACCGCTTGGAAGCAAACGCAGCGCCGCAGTATTTAACAAATAGGGGTATTGCTTTAGCCTATCGTGACTTAAGACAATACTCTCAAGCTCTAGATTACACAAATCGTGCCATCAAAGTTGCATCAGATAATCCAGAATTGTATTATCTGAAAGCGCAAATCTTGAAAGAACAGGGTAGACAAGAAAAAAGTCAGCAACTAATTCAAGATGCGATCGCTAATTTTGACAAAGCCTTAACGAAAAGATCCCAACTTCCCAAAAATTTAGTCAGACAAATTGAGCGTGAACGCAATAGTGCGGTTAATAGTCTTAATAGGCAATAG
- a CDS encoding Crp/Fnr family transcriptional regulator — MSSIIFTENTSVILNDSHFNEQLVQKLFTRREIIPPKNDVLWQIERGAVRTLTWSEDGTYITLGYWGPGDVIGYPLSRVKPYQIECLTSVEASIIPPHLWHQYINNLFSHIQHSEELLSIVHRKPIALRLWQFLVWLSEKFGRNVEQGNLIEIHITHQEIAEVLNTTRVTVTRLLQQFETEGMLVRYKRRIILCLTNKKIMNKSSKDY, encoded by the coding sequence ATGTCTTCTATAATTTTCACAGAAAATACTTCTGTCATCTTGAATGACTCTCACTTCAATGAACAGTTAGTACAAAAACTATTTACTCGACGAGAAATCATTCCCCCAAAAAATGATGTGCTTTGGCAGATCGAGCGTGGTGCTGTTCGTACCTTAACTTGGAGTGAAGACGGAACATATATCACCTTGGGTTATTGGGGGCCAGGAGATGTGATTGGCTATCCCTTATCCAGAGTTAAACCGTATCAAATTGAATGCTTAACCAGCGTCGAGGCTAGTATCATACCTCCTCATCTCTGGCATCAGTATATTAATAATTTATTTTCTCATATTCAACATTCTGAAGAGCTTTTAAGCATAGTTCATCGTAAACCCATCGCCTTACGTTTGTGGCAATTTTTGGTGTGGTTAAGTGAAAAATTCGGACGGAATGTAGAACAAGGTAACTTAATCGAGATCCACATTACCCATCAAGAAATTGCTGAAGTCTTGAACACGACAAGAGTCACAGTGACGCGATTGCTACAGCAATTTGAAACAGAAGGAATGCTAGTCAGATACAAACGTCGAATTATTCTATGTTTAACAAATAAAAAAATTATGAATAAGAGTTCAAAAGATTATTGA